A single genomic interval of Romboutsia ilealis harbors:
- a CDS encoding YwmB family TATA-box binding protein — translation MKIVKIIASFFILMLIGIFISYGDTDNSGYDKLLETFNNTQADFKFYNIKANGLINYDITKNEIKDICIDIINDLGLEESDIKWGEKWDEKEKQVYIQSNTLDKSISIIGIKKSSNESYIIVDILDNKVYKDIVDIYTILEKSLYKYSNIVDISTCISGEFYKKLQFDKYDDILQEILYNMCAEEIDRVENENMISITAYSKLLEENYLEYLGNKINLNIGIRYSEDDDKTLIYIATPIIKLDY, via the coding sequence ATGAAAATAGTTAAGATTATAGCTAGCTTTTTTATACTAATGTTAATAGGCATATTTATTTCGTATGGAGACACTGATAACAGTGGATATGATAAACTTTTAGAAACATTTAACAATACACAAGCAGATTTCAAATTTTATAATATAAAAGCTAACGGATTAATAAATTATGATATAACTAAGAATGAAATAAAGGATATATGCATAGATATAATTAATGACTTGGGTTTAGAAGAAAGTGATATAAAGTGGGGAGAAAAATGGGATGAAAAGGAAAAACAAGTATATATTCAATCGAATACTTTAGATAAAAGCATTTCTATAATCGGGATAAAAAAAAGTAGTAATGAATCGTATATAATTGTTGACATATTGGACAATAAAGTATATAAAGATATAGTGGATATTTATACAATTCTTGAGAAGTCATTATATAAATATTCAAATATTGTCGATATAAGTACATGTATATCAGGAGAATTTTACAAAAAATTACAATTTGACAAATATGATGATATTTTACAAGAAATATTATATAATATGTGTGCTGAAGAAATAGATAGAGTTGAAAATGAGAATATGATATCTATTACAGCATATAGCAAATTGTTAGAAGAAAATTATTTAGAGTATTTAGGAAATAAGATAAATTTAAATATAGGAATTAGGTATAGCGAAGATGACGACAAAACATTAATATACATAGCTACACCTATTATAAAATTAGATTATTAA
- the mreB gene encoding rod shape-determining protein — translation MSRADIGIDLGTANVLVYVSGKGIVLEEPSVVAIDKKANSVLAVGEEARRMIGRTPGNIVAIRPLRDGVISDYDVTEKMLKYFINKVVDKKGFNRFFMPRIMVCVPTGVTEVEKRAVEEATRQAGARDVYIIEEPIAAAIGAGIDISQPHGNMVIDIGGGTADIAVISLGGAVVSESIKIGGDKFDEAIVRYMKKQHNLLIGERTAEKIKIEIGCAYKREEEKTMKITGRNLITGLPHAIEVASSEMLEALDECAEQIVVTAHMVLEKTPPELAADISDRGIIMTGGGSLLYGLDKRIEERTGINVIIANDPLSCVAAGTGKALSSIDLLKSSGTFNKK, via the coding sequence ATGTCTAGGGCAGATATAGGTATAGATTTAGGTACGGCGAATGTACTTGTATATGTTAGTGGAAAAGGAATTGTTCTAGAAGAGCCTTCTGTGGTAGCAATAGATAAGAAAGCTAATTCTGTATTAGCAGTAGGTGAAGAAGCTAGAAGAATGATAGGAAGAACACCAGGGAATATAGTTGCAATAAGACCTTTAAGAGATGGTGTTATATCTGATTATGATGTAACTGAAAAAATGTTAAAATACTTTATAAATAAAGTTGTAGATAAAAAAGGATTTAATAGATTCTTTATGCCTAGAATAATGGTATGTGTTCCTACAGGAGTTACAGAAGTTGAAAAAAGAGCTGTAGAAGAAGCAACGAGACAGGCTGGCGCAAGAGATGTATATATAATAGAAGAGCCTATAGCGGCTGCAATAGGGGCAGGTATAGATATATCTCAACCTCATGGGAATATGGTAATAGATATTGGAGGAGGTACAGCAGATATAGCTGTAATATCTCTAGGTGGAGCTGTAGTAAGTGAGTCTATAAAAATAGGCGGAGATAAATTTGATGAAGCAATAGTAAGATATATGAAAAAACAACATAACCTTTTGATAGGAGAAAGAACTGCAGAAAAAATAAAAATAGAAATAGGTTGTGCATATAAAAGAGAAGAAGAGAAAACTATGAAAATAACCGGTAGAAACTTAATTACTGGATTACCACATGCCATAGAAGTAGCGTCTTCAGAAATGTTAGAAGCTTTAGATGAATGTGCTGAGCAGATTGTGGTTACAGCACATATGGTATTGGAAAAAACACCACCAGAATTAGCTGCAGATATAAGTGATAGAGGGATAATCATGACAGGTGGAGGATCATTATTATACGGTTTAGATAAAAGAATTGAGGAAAGAACAGGTATAAATGTAATTATTGCTAATGACCCATTATCTTGCGTAGCTGCTGGAACAGGAAAGGCTCTCAGTTCAATTGATTTATTAAAATCGAGTGGAACATTTAATAAGAAATAA
- the murA gene encoding UDP-N-acetylglucosamine 1-carboxyvinyltransferase: MPKILVKKSNPLKGSVKIDGAKNAVLPIIAATLLAKGKSTLRGVPNLKDVHVISDLLRHLGAEVEYTDNTLTVDATNITTCEAPYELVRKMRASFLVMGPLLARFNHTKISMPGGCAIGTRPIDLHLKGFKHLGAKVDMDHGFVEATTEKLVGNKLYLDFPSVGATENIMMAATLAEGTTIIENAAEEPEIVDLANFLNEMGADIKGAGTNTIKIKGVKELIGTEHNVIPDRIEAATYMVAAAMTKGDITIENVMMEHLKPVTAKLREAGCEIIEMDNAVRVIGPEVLKPIDIKTLPHPGFPTDVQAQFMAMLTVANGSGTVIETVFENRFMHVAEFNRMGADIKIEGRSAIVKGVDQLYGANVNATDLRAGAALILCGLIAEGETQIGEIYHIQRGYVDIDKKITALGGNIKIIED; this comes from the coding sequence ATGCCTAAGATATTAGTTAAAAAGAGTAATCCGCTTAAAGGAAGCGTTAAAATAGATGGAGCAAAAAATGCAGTATTACCGATAATAGCAGCAACATTATTAGCAAAAGGAAAATCTACATTAAGAGGGGTTCCAAATTTAAAGGATGTACATGTTATATCTGATTTATTAAGACATTTAGGAGCAGAGGTAGAGTATACTGACAATACTTTAACTGTAGATGCTACTAATATAACAACATGTGAAGCTCCATATGAGCTTGTAAGAAAGATGAGAGCATCTTTCTTAGTAATGGGACCATTACTTGCAAGATTTAATCATACAAAGATATCTATGCCAGGTGGATGTGCTATAGGAACTAGACCAATAGATTTACATCTAAAAGGATTTAAGCATCTGGGTGCCAAAGTTGATATGGATCATGGATTTGTAGAAGCTACGACTGAAAAACTAGTAGGGAATAAGTTATATCTAGACTTTCCATCAGTTGGAGCAACTGAAAATATCATGATGGCAGCTACACTTGCAGAAGGAACGACTATAATAGAAAATGCAGCAGAGGAACCAGAAATAGTAGATTTAGCAAACTTCTTAAATGAGATGGGTGCTGATATAAAAGGTGCTGGAACAAACACTATAAAGATAAAAGGTGTAAAAGAATTAATAGGAACAGAGCATAATGTAATTCCTGATAGAATAGAAGCAGCAACTTATATGGTAGCAGCAGCTATGACTAAAGGAGATATAACTATAGAAAATGTAATGATGGAACATTTAAAGCCTGTAACAGCTAAATTAAGAGAAGCAGGTTGTGAAATAATCGAAATGGATAATGCAGTTAGAGTAATAGGACCAGAAGTTTTAAAACCTATTGATATAAAAACTTTACCACATCCGGGATTCCCAACAGATGTTCAAGCTCAATTTATGGCTATGCTTACTGTTGCAAATGGAAGTGGAACTGTAATAGAAACTGTATTTGAAAATAGATTTATGCACGTTGCAGAGTTCAATAGAATGGGTGCAGATATAAAAATAGAAGGCAGAAGTGCAATTGTTAAAGGAGTTGATCAACTATACGGCGCTAATGTAAATGCTACAGATTTAAGAGCAGGTGCTGCTTTAATATTATGTGGCCTTATAGCTGAAGGTGAAACTCAAATAGGTGAAATATACCATATACAAAGAGGATATGTAGATATAGATAAGAAAATAACTGCATTAGGTGGAAATATAAAAATAATAGAAGATTAA
- the yyaC gene encoding spore protease YyaC: MYLAKINYKKENVVQVLSSIIKDVIDENTVIVCIGTDRAIGDALGPLVGTMLKNSDFRYPVYGTLDNPIHALNIYESIEYIKKSHPKGNFLAIDACLGSKNSIGNIQIREGPILPGKGVGKKLPQIGHYSIVGIVDKIDENNRFSFNSVRLSFILELAEIISLSLLLST, translated from the coding sequence ATGTATTTAGCCAAAATAAATTATAAAAAAGAAAATGTAGTACAGGTATTAAGCTCAATTATCAAAGATGTAATCGATGAAAATACAGTTATAGTTTGTATAGGAACAGACAGGGCTATAGGTGATGCACTTGGACCTTTAGTTGGAACAATGTTAAAAAATAGTGACTTTAGATACCCTGTCTACGGTACATTAGATAACCCTATCCATGCTTTAAATATATATGAATCTATTGAATATATAAAAAAATCCCATCCAAAAGGTAACTTTCTAGCTATAGATGCGTGTTTAGGCTCAAAAAACAGTATAGGCAATATACAAATAAGAGAAGGCCCGATCTTACCCGGAAAAGGCGTAGGTAAAAAATTACCTCAAATAGGACACTATTCAATAGTAGGTATAGTAGATAAAATAGATGAAAATAATAGATTTTCATTTAATAGTGTTAGGCTTAGCTTTATTCTAGAATTAGCTGAAATTATATCTTTATCACTTTTGCTCTCAACATAA
- the spoIIID gene encoding sporulation transcriptional regulator SpoIIID produces MRSHIEERAIVVAKYILEKNTTVRQTAKTFGVSKSTIHKDVTERLEEINPTLAKEVKMVLEKNKSERHIRGGMATKLKYEKETQKDVG; encoded by the coding sequence GTGAGGTCTCATATAGAGGAACGAGCAATCGTTGTGGCAAAATATATACTAGAAAAAAATACTACAGTAAGACAAACCGCTAAAACATTTGGTGTGAGTAAAAGTACTATTCACAAGGATGTTACTGAACGATTAGAGGAAATAAATCCAACTCTTGCAAAAGAGGTTAAAATGGTTTTAGAAAAAAATAAATCTGAGAGACATATCAGAGGTGGAATGGCAACAAAACTTAAATATGAAAAAGAAACACAAAAAGATGTAGGGTGA
- the spoIID gene encoding stage II sporulation protein D, translated as MNNPLGILAGVIVCSVTLPIFLSVVSYDNIETNTSQKQEQLIETKSSQKYINYETIDKESPGINIYNHKTNKTEQMDIEEYLYGVLSGEMPSDFDIEALKAQAVAARTYVMYNQENKTSKHKGAAVCTDYTHCQEYKSYEELKESKGEDWIKDSYPIIKQAVDETKGHIITYDGEPILPLYFSTSSGKTENSEEVFSTEYPYLRSVDSPYDKYAPKYASTLKISNKDFVRKLKNTYSDINIIEDNLSSQIKILSRSDGGSVEKIKLGNKEVTGRDIRNILNLNSANFEIKFDTNSLDFVVKGYGHGVGMSQWGAQGMAEEGYKYYEILSHYYKDTIIKDLY; from the coding sequence ATGAATAATCCTTTAGGAATTTTAGCAGGAGTAATAGTATGTTCAGTTACACTACCAATATTTTTAAGTGTAGTATCTTATGATAATATAGAAACTAATACTTCGCAAAAACAAGAACAATTAATAGAAACCAAATCATCACAAAAGTATATAAATTATGAAACGATAGATAAAGAATCACCTGGAATTAATATATATAATCATAAAACTAATAAAACAGAACAAATGGATATAGAAGAATATTTGTATGGGGTACTTTCAGGAGAAATGCCGTCTGATTTTGATATAGAAGCATTAAAGGCACAAGCTGTTGCAGCTAGAACTTATGTTATGTACAATCAAGAAAATAAAACATCTAAACATAAAGGTGCAGCTGTATGTACTGATTATACTCACTGTCAAGAATACAAAAGCTATGAGGAGTTAAAAGAATCAAAAGGTGAAGATTGGATAAAGGACTCTTATCCTATAATAAAGCAAGCTGTAGATGAAACAAAAGGACATATTATAACCTATGATGGTGAACCTATATTACCATTATATTTCTCCACATCATCAGGAAAGACTGAAAATAGCGAAGAGGTATTTTCAACAGAATATCCATATTTAAGATCGGTGGACAGCCCATATGATAAATATGCACCTAAATATGCATCTACATTAAAAATAAGTAATAAGGACTTTGTAAGGAAGTTGAAAAATACATATAGTGATATAAATATAATTGAGGATAATCTTAGCTCTCAAATTAAAATACTAAGTAGAAGCGATGGAGGATCTGTTGAAAAAATAAAATTAGGGAATAAAGAAGTTACAGGTAGAGATATAAGGAACATATTAAATTTAAATTCAGCAAACTTTGAAATAAAATTTGATACTAACTCTCTAGACTTTGTAGTAAAAGGATATGGGCATGGAGTAGGAATGAGTCAATGGGGAGCTCAAGGAATGGCAGAAGAGGGATATAAATACTATGAAATACTATCTCACTACTATAAAGATACTATAATAAAGGATTTATATTAA
- the metK gene encoding methionine adenosyltransferase: protein MARHLFTSESVTEGHPDKICDQISDSILDALLEKDPHARVACETTVTTGLVLVAGEISTNTYVDIPKLVRKTVKDIGYDRAKYGFDCDTCAVITSIDEQSGDIAMGVDEALENKKGEVTEDEIEKIGAGDQGIMFGFACNETEELMPMPISLAHKLSRRLTEVRKNGTLEYLRPDGKTQVTVEYDGDKVVRVHTILISTQHGEEVDNETIRRDLIEHVIKAVIPSELLDEETIIYINPTGRFVIGGPQGDTGLTGRKIIIDTYGGYSRHGGGAFSGKDPTKVDRSAAYAARYVAKNIVAAGLADKCEIELAYAIGVAKPLSIFIDTFGTGKVSEDKLVELVNKNFDLRPGAIIRDLDLRKPIYKQVAAYGHFGRCDIDLPWERTDKAEILKKEAIEELTY from the coding sequence ATGGCAAGACATTTATTTACATCAGAATCAGTAACAGAAGGACACCCAGATAAAATATGTGATCAAATATCAGATTCAATACTAGATGCATTATTAGAAAAAGACCCGCATGCTAGAGTTGCTTGTGAGACAACAGTAACAACAGGGTTAGTATTAGTAGCAGGAGAAATAAGTACTAACACTTATGTTGATATACCAAAATTAGTAAGAAAAACAGTAAAAGATATTGGATATGATAGAGCTAAGTATGGATTTGACTGCGATACTTGTGCTGTTATAACTTCTATAGATGAGCAATCAGGAGATATAGCAATGGGTGTTGATGAAGCTTTAGAGAATAAAAAAGGTGAAGTAACTGAAGATGAAATAGAAAAAATAGGAGCTGGAGATCAAGGTATAATGTTTGGTTTTGCTTGTAACGAAACAGAAGAATTAATGCCAATGCCAATATCGTTAGCTCATAAGTTATCTAGAAGATTAACAGAAGTTAGAAAAAATGGAACTTTAGAGTACTTAAGACCTGATGGAAAAACTCAAGTAACAGTTGAGTATGATGGAGATAAAGTAGTTAGAGTTCATACTATACTTATATCAACTCAACATGGAGAAGAGGTTGATAATGAAACAATAAGAAGAGATTTAATTGAACATGTAATAAAAGCCGTTATACCTTCAGAATTACTTGATGAAGAAACTATAATATACATAAACCCAACAGGGAGATTCGTTATAGGAGGTCCTCAAGGAGATACAGGTCTTACAGGAAGAAAAATAATAATAGATACTTACGGAGGATACTCTAGACATGGTGGAGGAGCATTCTCAGGAAAAGACCCTACAAAAGTTGATAGATCAGCTGCATATGCTGCAAGATATGTAGCTAAAAATATAGTTGCTGCAGGACTTGCAGATAAGTGTGAGATAGAACTAGCTTACGCGATAGGTGTTGCTAAACCATTATCAATATTCATAGATACTTTTGGAACAGGAAAAGTTTCAGAAGATAAACTAGTTGAATTAGTTAATAAAAACTTTGATTTAAGACCAGGTGCAATAATAAGAGACTTAGACTTAAGAAAGCCAATATACAAGCAAGTAGCTGCTTATGGACACTTTGGAAGATGTGATATAGACCTACCATGGGAAAGAACTGATAAAGCAGAAATATTAAAGAAAGAAGCAATAGAAGAATTAACTTATTAA
- a CDS encoding M23 family metallopeptidase codes for MKKKLLEKDGFYLALFVCICLVAIGGVWFTKNNVDELTSNDLFVNKTNENSKRDEDEVHLIEKEAEKDDSIPTSTGSKENLEKAKEKQENKSSKLSFLGTKVVREYSEKEPSYSKTLDLWEIHKGLDISADKGYEVKSLLDGKVVNVFKDDKHGISVKVESTDNVVVIYSNLDEKTNVKKGQEVTEGQVLGTVGNTTSVESEDGIHVHVEAFNGEESIDPMTLIK; via the coding sequence ATGAAGAAAAAACTATTAGAAAAAGATGGTTTTTACTTGGCTTTATTTGTATGTATATGTTTAGTAGCTATTGGTGGGGTTTGGTTTACAAAAAATAATGTAGATGAGTTAACTTCAAATGATTTATTTGTAAATAAGACTAACGAAAATAGCAAAAGAGACGAAGATGAAGTACATTTAATAGAAAAAGAAGCAGAAAAAGACGACTCTATACCTACTTCAACTGGGTCAAAGGAAAACTTAGAAAAAGCCAAAGAAAAACAAGAAAATAAAAGTTCAAAGTTAAGTTTCTTAGGGACTAAAGTTGTTAGAGAATACTCTGAAAAAGAACCAAGTTATTCAAAAACATTAGATTTATGGGAAATACATAAAGGTTTAGATATAAGTGCAGATAAAGGTTATGAAGTAAAATCTCTATTAGATGGAAAAGTAGTTAATGTATTTAAAGATGATAAACATGGAATATCAGTAAAAGTAGAAAGTACTGATAATGTAGTAGTTATATATTCTAACTTAGATGAAAAAACTAATGTTAAAAAAGGACAAGAAGTCACTGAAGGTCAAGTATTAGGTACAGTTGGAAACACTACTTCAGTTGAAAGTGAAGATGGAATACATGTACATGTAGAAGCTTTTAATGGAGAAGAATCTATAGACCCAATGACTCTTATTAAATAA